A section of the Candidatus Binatia bacterium genome encodes:
- the aroB gene encoding 3-dehydroquinate synthase → MTAPVPNHKPHVPLTQLVVGLGDRSYPIVIGEGVLELTGDWAQNLASPGKCAVVTNPVVGGLYAERVMGSLRRAGFEPVRIEVPDGEEHKNLATLALIYDGLVAAALERTSPLFALGGGVIGDLAGFAAATYLRGIPYVQLPTTLLAQVDSSVGGKTGVDHPRGKNLIGAFYQPRAVLIDVGTLNTLPRRQLLAGFAEVVKYGVIFDPDLFCRLEEELDRVLALEFGVLVPIIRRCCELKAQVVERDERESGERAVLNFGHTIGHALESVTAYKRYLHGEAVAIGMVAEARVSARLGICQSELVQRLRVLLARAGLPVELPPDIDGDRLAAAIELDKKVHGGKVKFVAVERLGSTRFCFLSSREIVEYAVREETGNP, encoded by the coding sequence GTGACTGCCCCGGTTCCGAACCATAAGCCGCACGTGCCCCTGACCCAACTTGTGGTGGGCTTGGGGGATCGTTCGTACCCAATCGTGATTGGCGAAGGAGTGCTGGAACTGACGGGGGACTGGGCGCAAAACCTCGCCTCGCCCGGGAAGTGCGCGGTGGTGACCAACCCCGTCGTGGGAGGCCTTTATGCCGAGCGCGTGATGGGCAGTTTGCGTCGAGCCGGGTTCGAGCCTGTACGCATCGAAGTGCCTGACGGGGAGGAGCACAAAAACCTCGCCACGCTGGCGCTGATTTACGACGGGCTGGTCGCCGCCGCGCTGGAACGTACCTCGCCCTTGTTTGCCTTGGGAGGCGGGGTGATCGGGGATCTCGCCGGTTTTGCAGCGGCGACGTACTTGCGCGGGATCCCTTACGTCCAGCTTCCGACAACGCTGCTCGCTCAGGTGGATTCCAGTGTTGGCGGAAAGACCGGCGTGGATCACCCGCGCGGTAAAAATCTCATTGGCGCTTTTTACCAGCCACGCGCGGTCCTCATTGACGTCGGTACCTTGAACACGTTGCCCCGCCGGCAGTTGCTGGCCGGTTTTGCGGAAGTCGTCAAGTATGGGGTGATTTTCGACCCCGATCTGTTCTGCCGCCTCGAAGAAGAACTGGATCGAGTGCTGGCGTTGGAATTCGGCGTGCTCGTTCCGATCATCCGCCGCTGCTGTGAACTGAAAGCTCAGGTCGTGGAGCGGGACGAACGGGAAAGTGGCGAACGGGCGGTGCTGAACTTTGGCCACACGATCGGTCATGCCCTGGAAAGCGTGACTGCCTACAAGCGTTACTTGCACGGCGAGGCGGTGGCGATCGGGATGGTGGCCGAGGCCCGCGTGAGCGCCAGGCTCGGTATTTGCCAATCCGAGCTGGTGCAGCGCCTGCGTGTGCTGCTGGCGCGTGCCGGCTTGCCGGTGGAATTGCCGCCAGACATCGACGGCGACCGGCTCGCGGCTGCCATCGAGCTCGACAAGAAAGTGCACGGGGGCAAGGTCAAATTTGTTGCCGTGGAGCGGCTCGGAAGTACGCGTTTCTGCTTCCTCAGCAGTCGAGAGATCGTGGAATACGCCGTCCGGGAGGAGACAGGAAATCCATGA
- the aroK gene encoding shikimate kinase, with translation MTTIVLTGFMGTGKSTVGRLLAQRLGKPFIDVDERIERRTGLTIAEIFARHGEPFFRQVEQQELAAALVEDAVVATGGGAIADPHNLARMKQAGPIVCLTASVDAILARTSADRSRPLLQHDDRRARVEALLSERAPAYAQADICIDTTERSPEEVVEAILVYLGTILSPQELPA, from the coding sequence ATGACAACCATTGTGCTGACTGGATTCATGGGCACCGGAAAATCCACCGTCGGTCGCTTGCTGGCGCAGCGCCTCGGCAAGCCCTTCATCGACGTGGATGAGCGCATCGAACGCCGAACCGGTCTGACCATCGCGGAGATTTTCGCTCGGCACGGTGAGCCATTTTTCCGCCAGGTCGAACAGCAAGAGTTGGCTGCTGCCCTGGTAGAAGATGCCGTGGTTGCCACGGGTGGAGGCGCCATCGCCGACCCCCACAACCTCGCACGCATGAAACAGGCCGGACCGATTGTGTGTTTGACGGCGTCCGTGGATGCCATTCTCGCTCGCACCTCGGCCGATCGTTCCCGACCCTTGCTGCAACATGACGACCGCCGTGCGCGCGTCGAGGCGCTGTTGTCCGAGCGCGCGCCCGCCTATGCCCAAGCCGATATTTGCATCGACACGACCGAGCGTTCCCCAGAGGAGGTCGTGGAGGCGATTTTGGTTTACCTTGGAACGATTTTGTCGCCCCAGGAGTTGCCCGCGTGA